One region of Chryseobacterium muglaense genomic DNA includes:
- a CDS encoding TolC family protein, which yields MNKIAGLFVVISSMISAQQQMSLLECENAFQQNNLQLLAEQYSINMADADILQAKIWELPQVSGYINAYNPQDKRVLDAGRAKGFEVTQLIYMGGKKKNEIAFAKSNKELSQLQFSQLLVELRTQLHTNYYNLYYEKLKLENTNKQLGYMNDLLKAYKVQSAKGNVSLKDEVRLQSIVIQLNNDKVNINKNLLEFEQNLKVLTGITENIEPEISEEEAKLVLTAQPFGDNDELKRKALENNADYLFILKLIDNSKLYAQWQKSLNVPDLNVGAEYDQASGTFNNEINLKVGIPIPLWKSNKGNVEKANYAIKQNQKNAEFQKLNLETKVQSAFQIWKTQYDQLAEIKATDLSNLDLVYDGMLKNFRNGNISLIEFTDFMESYRQTALQIYDMKNDLMESAIQLNQLVQTKIFY from the coding sequence ATGAACAAAATTGCAGGACTGTTCGTGGTTATTTCTTCTATGATATCGGCGCAGCAGCAAATGTCGCTTTTGGAGTGCGAAAATGCCTTTCAGCAAAACAATCTTCAGCTTCTTGCCGAGCAATACAGCATCAATATGGCAGATGCGGATATTTTGCAGGCGAAAATCTGGGAGCTTCCGCAGGTGAGTGGCTATATTAATGCTTACAATCCCCAAGACAAAAGAGTTTTAGACGCAGGAAGAGCCAAAGGTTTTGAAGTTACCCAACTGATTTACATGGGTGGCAAAAAGAAAAATGAAATCGCTTTTGCAAAATCTAATAAAGAGCTTTCGCAATTGCAGTTTTCACAACTTTTGGTAGAGTTACGAACTCAGCTCCATACCAATTACTACAATCTTTACTACGAAAAACTGAAGCTTGAAAACACCAACAAGCAATTGGGGTATATGAATGATCTTTTGAAGGCGTACAAAGTGCAGTCAGCAAAAGGAAATGTTTCGCTGAAAGACGAAGTAAGGCTTCAAAGCATCGTTATTCAGCTGAATAATGATAAAGTAAATATCAACAAAAATCTGTTGGAGTTTGAGCAGAATCTTAAAGTGCTTACGGGAATTACAGAAAATATTGAACCTGAGATTTCAGAAGAAGAAGCCAAACTGGTTTTAACGGCACAGCCTTTCGGCGATAATGATGAATTGAAAAGAAAAGCGCTTGAAAACAATGCAGATTATTTATTTATTCTAAAACTGATTGATAATTCTAAATTATATGCACAATGGCAGAAATCTTTAAATGTTCCGGATTTGAATGTCGGTGCAGAATACGATCAGGCTTCAGGGACTTTTAATAATGAAATTAATCTGAAGGTCGGAATTCCTATTCCATTGTGGAAAAGCAATAAAGGAAATGTGGAAAAAGCGAATTACGCCATTAAGCAGAATCAGAAAAACGCAGAATTCCAAAAACTCAATTTAGAAACGAAAGTACAATCTGCTTTTCAAATCTGGAAAACCCAATATGATCAGTTAGCTGAAATAAAAGCAACAGACTTAAGTAATCTTGATCTTGTTTATGACGGAATGCTTAAAAATTTCAGAAACGGAAATATCAGTCTGATCGAGTTTACAGATTTCATGGAAAGTTATCGCCAAACAGCCTTGCAGATTTATGATATGAAAAATGATTTGATGGAATCTGCCATTCAGCTTAATCAATTAGTACAAACCAAAATCTTCTATTAA
- a CDS encoding efflux RND transporter periplasmic adaptor subunit, whose protein sequence is MKKIIIPLFSALLLWSCSKPEAPKTPEPKGFELSNTMLESISTAKVENRNIEDSYSFYGKISADANSYIDVYPLVGGNVMSVNVELGDYVKKGQVLATIRSTELADIQKDVSDAKTDLLVAQNNLRVAKEMYEGKLNTERDVLEAKSQVQKAQDQMQRSSAVSTVYNVKNGNIYSVLAPISGYIVHKDINKDMQLRSDRSENIFDVANTTNVWAIMNINESDINKISLGMPAQVSTLSYPDKVFDGKIDKIFKIIDPQTNAMQARVVLDNANGLLIPDSKATIKVSKSENKLALSIPSKAVIFDDDRSYVVVFKSRTDVKIKEIQVLKQLGEVTYLSEGLKEGESVITNNQLLIYRSLNN, encoded by the coding sequence ATGAAAAAAATAATTATACCCTTATTTTCAGCTTTGCTTTTATGGTCATGCTCAAAACCTGAAGCTCCAAAAACTCCCGAACCAAAAGGTTTTGAACTGAGCAATACAATGCTCGAATCAATTTCCACGGCAAAAGTTGAGAACAGAAATATAGAAGATTCTTACAGTTTTTACGGTAAAATTTCTGCAGATGCTAATTCATATATAGATGTATATCCTTTGGTTGGTGGAAATGTAATGAGCGTAAATGTAGAATTGGGAGATTATGTTAAAAAAGGTCAGGTTCTCGCAACCATTCGAAGTACAGAATTAGCTGACATTCAAAAAGATGTAAGTGATGCAAAAACCGACTTACTGGTTGCTCAAAATAATCTGCGTGTTGCAAAAGAAATGTATGAAGGAAAACTGAATACTGAGCGTGATGTTTTGGAAGCTAAAAGTCAGGTACAAAAAGCGCAGGATCAAATGCAGCGATCTTCTGCGGTAAGTACAGTTTACAATGTGAAAAACGGAAACATTTACAGTGTTTTGGCACCAATCAGCGGTTATATTGTTCATAAAGATATCAATAAAGATATGCAGTTGAGAAGCGACCGAAGCGAAAATATCTTCGATGTTGCCAATACAACCAATGTTTGGGCAATTATGAACATCAACGAATCTGATATCAATAAAATAAGCCTCGGAATGCCGGCTCAGGTTTCCACTTTATCTTATCCTGACAAAGTTTTTGACGGGAAAATTGATAAAATCTTTAAAATTATAGACCCACAAACCAATGCAATGCAGGCAAGAGTGGTTTTAGACAATGCCAACGGATTGTTGATTCCAGACAGTAAGGCAACGATAAAAGTATCAAAGTCTGAGAATAAACTCGCGCTTTCTATTCCTTCAAAAGCAGTGATTTTTGACGACGACAGAAGTTATGTAGTGGTTTTTAAATCGAGAACTGATGTGAAGATTAAAGAGATTCAGGTTTTAAAACAGCTTGGAGAAGTAACTTACCTCTCAGAAGGTCTTAAAGAAGGTGAAAGTGTAATCACTAATAATCAGTTGTTGATTTACCGCTCACTAAACAATTAA